AGATACTCATCTTGAAGGTTGTGTAGTATTTGGTCCCTTTGAATACACCACTCAACTACATCCATTGCGGTCCCATTTGATTTACTCATTCAGACAAAAAGTCTTAAATTTTCTAACCTCCTATATGCCTCCATTTAATTTCCTCTCTATGTTAGGCATAAATTAAAGTAGAACATTATATTATTTTGAAAGTTGGGTTTTCCTCTGTATATTTCTCCTCTGCTGGTTATAGTTGCAAGAAAGACAGTGATGGAGGGAAAAGTTGAGGCAATATCCAAGGAGCTACACGATAATAATGGAATTCATTGTGAAACAAAATTGGAGCAGGAAGGAAAATCAGTAACACAAGAGATCAAACAAGTAAATTGCGATGACAAAATCaatgaagaagagaaaaagaagattTCTCTCGTGAGAGCTCTTGCTGAAAAGCAAGATCCATCTTCCAAGGTAAATTTATATTCTAGTGACTCTTCTAGTTTCCTTCCTTTTTTTAAACGTCATGATTTTTCTATGTTGCCAAAAATGATCAAGTGCAAGAGAGTTTTTTGGTAAAGTGTGCCACTTTTGGTTAAGGGAATGAGCTGTTGTCTTTTAAGAGCAAATTCACGATTTAAACTTTATAAGTTCAATATTTTTTGAGTTCATTGTACTCTTAAATTATGAGGTTCATATATACCATTTGTTGCAACTTCAATTATTTTTTGCACATTAATTTATGCTTTGTGTCAAAAATATTGGGTCCGAATGAACCCAGTGCAATTGCCACAAGCCTGCATCCGCCTCAGCTCACGTCACGAGCTAGCTTTTGTAGCTGAATTAAGTCAAACGTTCATTTCTCTAAATCATGATATTAAGGCCAGACTCATTCATTTGTTTGGTATGTCCAATGTTGAACCCCCTAAGTTATATTGGCTATGCACCTAATAAATTAAGTGTCTTGCATTGATTAAGAGAAGGAAATGTTCCCTCCTTATATGGTTTTGAGTCATCATGTTTCATAAGCTAGTTTTTGAAGTTGAATTAGACTTGAAATTTATTTTCTTATCTGGTGTTATACGTCAATTGTTTGTAGGAAGTCGATGATTTTGCGATAAGAAGGTTTCTTCGAGCAAGGGATCTGGACGTGGACAAAGCTTCAGCAATGTTGTTGAAATACCTAAAATGGAAGAAAAGCTTTGTACCAAATGGGTTTATTTCACCTAGTGAGATTCCAAACGAGATAGCACACAACAAAATGTTCTTGCAAGGTGTGGATAAACAAGGACGCCCTATTGCTGTCGTTTTTGGTGGCAGACATATGCAGAACAAACTAGGAGGCCTTGACGAGTTCAAACGTacgtatgatttttttttttggctgattTCATTATACTTGGCCTGCGGTATTTTGGTCACTAAAATGACTTTTGAACCAATCAAGTTTCTTATAATCAAGTCTTTGTTTTGATTTACAGGGTTTGTGGTATTGGCTTTAGAGAAACTCTGTTCAAGGTATGCTAGCTAACATAGTACATATACTctttctatcccaatttatgtggcaatGTTGGAACTTCGAGATTCAAACTTCTATACTTTGATTGTGAATTCAGGCATAGgctctttaagttttttgaattacaatttatatacttgaaaattaCGTAAAAAGCACTATAAATCACAAAAAttaacttaaaatatttaaaaggcatataaAGATATTCTGGTCAAATAAAAACTTGGTTGACTCTCGAAATTCCAACTGTGCCGCATACAACGGGATGGAGGGAGTCGTTGGCAAGTTTTTGTCGTTTTAAAGAAACATTCCAATTTATCGAGACATGTaatcttgattttttttaatttttttttatgtaaattGTTTTGATGAATCAGGACTTCACCAGGAAGGGAAAAGTTTGTGGTAATTGGGGATCTCCAAGGTTTTGGCTATTCCAATAGTGATGCTCGTGCATACCTTGGGGCTCTATCCATTTTACAGGTCTACTTAcccattttcattttatttttaccTTCTATATATTGACTGTAATATTTTTCTTTTGATATTACCAGACCACCTAAACAGATAACCATAGGTAAAACATCCACGATAAGAAGAATAACTAACCTGAAAAACAAGGCAGATCACCTAAAAGATAACCATAGAAAAACCATCCGTGATAAGAAGAATTAGTCACCTGGAAAACAACGCAGCTTGGCAGTGGCGGGGCTAAAAGGAGGTAGGGAGCTTCAACTGAATTCCCTTAGTAAAAATTGTATACCGCAATAGTACAAAAATGATTCTTTTTACTATATATGAACTGTTGCATCCCCTTTATATAAAGACCTAATTTAGTGTAGTGGTAAACGgggttcaaaaattattttagatCATAGATTCAAATCTTAGACGTGACAGTCTAGTAATTTTTTAAATCCCTTGTATGAATTTCTTCTGATCCGGTATATTTGTAATTGTTACAGCAGGGGAAGGCTGGTCACCATATTATAGTCCATAATCTTGAAATTTTACGATTAATTGCAGGACTGTTACCCTGAAAGACTTGGAAAGCTGATTGTTGTTCATGTCCCTTACCTATTCTGGACAATGTGGAAAATTGTGTATCCTTTTATTGATAACAACACCAAGAAGAAGGTGAGGCTCTAAAATGGTTGATAAAACTGCTAGAGTTCTAGTCAATCTGCTGCTGTAGTCAAGGATCGATAGCCTCGTTATATTTTTTATGTAAACCAAATTATTTTCCATCTTTATTCTCAGATCACATTTGTGGAAAACAAACGACTCACGACAACTCTACTTCAAGACATTGATGAAAGCCAGCTACCAGAGATTTATGGCGGCAAAATGCCATTAGTTCCTATTCATGAAGCCTAAGCAAGTAGTTACACATCATTATTATTCGGAGCACCATTTTGAGGAGTTTCAGGTACTGCTCTCGATAAGAAA
The nucleotide sequence above comes from Lycium barbarum isolate Lr01 chromosome 3, ASM1917538v2, whole genome shotgun sequence. Encoded proteins:
- the LOC132633146 gene encoding uncharacterized protein LOC132633146; translation: MEGKVEAISKELHDNNGIHCETKLEQEGKSVTQEIKQVNCDDKINEEEKKKISLVRALAEKQDPSSKEVDDFAIRRFLRARDLDVDKASAMLLKYLKWKKSFVPNGFISPSEIPNEIAHNKMFLQGVDKQGRPIAVVFGGRHMQNKLGGLDEFKRFVVLALEKLCSRTSPGREKFVVIGDLQGFGYSNSDARAYLGALSILQDCYPERLGKLIVVHVPYLFWTMWKIVYPFIDNNTKKKITFVENKRLTTTLLQDIDESQLPEIYGGKMPLVPIHEA